In Oscillatoria sp. FACHB-1406, the DNA window GGCTTGCGGGACGAAGGGCTATCGGCTTAGCTTGCCCCACGCTCGGATTCTTCTCAACGATACCAGCGGTTCGACGAGCGGGCGATCGCAAGCGTCGGATATTCAAATTCGGGCAAAAGAAATCTTAGCCACTCGCCAAGCAACCATCGATCTCCTCGCCAAACAAACCGGACAAACGCCTGAAAAGATTCGCAAAGATATCGATCGCCCCTTCTATATGGATCCCCTGGAAGCCAAAGAATACGGACTGATCGATCGCATCCTCGAAAGCGGAGCCGAACTTCCCGTCCCTGCCCCCGCAGGCATTATTTAAAACGCATTATTACACGGAGTAAATTCATGCCATTAGATGTCCCAAAGGTTCCGTATCGCTTGCCCGGACAGCCTTACGAAGACTGGATTTCAATTTACAATCGCTTATTTTTAGAGCGGATTTTATTCTTAGGTTGGGAAATCGACGACGAGACAGCCAATCGCATCGTTGCCTATATGCTGTATCTTGACTCTGAAGATCAGAATAAAGATATTTACCTGTATATCAACTCTCCCGGCGGTTCCGTTACGGCGGGAATGGCAATTTACGACACCATGCAGCATATTCGCTCCAATGTCGTCACGATTTGCGTCGGTTTAGCCGCTTCAATGGGCGCATTTTTATTGGCAGCGGGAACGAAAGGAAAACGCCTCGCTCTGCCCCACGCGCGGGTTATGATCCACCAACCGGCGCTCTCACAAGGGTTTTACGGACAGGCAACTGATATTAGCATTGCCGCCAAACAGATCATCCGCACGCGCCAGCAAATGGATGAAATTATGGCTGCCCGTACCGGACAACCCATCGAACGGATTAAGAAAGATACCGATCGCGACTATTATATGTCTGCCTTCGATGCGAAGGAATACGGCATTATCGATCGCGTGATCGAAGAGCAACCCAC includes these proteins:
- a CDS encoding ATP-dependent Clp protease proteolytic subunit; this encodes MPLDVPKVPYRLPGQPYEDWISIYNRLFLERILFLGWEIDDETANRIVAYMLYLDSEDQNKDIYLYINSPGGSVTAGMAIYDTMQHIRSNVVTICVGLAASMGAFLLAAGTKGKRLALPHARVMIHQPALSQGFYGQATDISIAAKQIIRTRQQMDEIMAARTGQPIERIKKDTDRDYYMSAFDAKEYGIIDRVIEEQPTPNAALLT